A section of the Salmo trutta chromosome 4, fSalTru1.1, whole genome shotgun sequence genome encodes:
- the LOC115192539 gene encoding uncharacterized protein LOC115192539 isoform X2, which translates to MLPQFHIHALPLDNELQQRRLDLRGKATVSKHMSLRPLTDEEFGSMHGRKCQGNPSSGAQQLDLQGARMRDAHSTLQQLCILNKAIKIRSTQEIMKCHQKQTMTTAMTTKHGEVNISVRARVMEKYSFQYNIMRHAVALSEGILKSAPATILHHKTTVIAPDYRPTTQVYCTISVHTTTRLFVNLK; encoded by the exons atGCTTCCACAATTCCACATTCACGCTCTCCCGTTGGACAACGAGCTGCAGCAACGACGACTGGACCTAAGAGGGAAAGCCACGGTGTCAAAACACATGTCATTGCGACCACTAACCGACGAAGAGTTCGGATCGATGCATGGGCGCAAGTGCCAGGGAAATCCTTCATCCGGAGCTCAGCAGCTAGACCTTCAGGGTGCACGGATGAGAGACGCTCACTCAACGCTGCAGCAGTTGTGCATTCTGAACAAG GCTATCAAGATACGGAGCACCCAAGAGATTATGAAGTGTCACCAGAAACAAACCATGACTACAGCCATGACGACGAAGCATGGAGAGGTCAACATATCAGTAAGGGCGAGAGTCATGGAAAAGTATTCGTTCCAATACAATATCATGCGCCATGCTGTTGCGCTCAGCGAAGGTATCCTCAAGAGTGCGCCTGCCACTATTCTACATCACAAGACTACGGTTATTGCCCCGGATTACCGACCCACCACCCAGGTCTACTGCACAATCAGTGTGCATACAACTACTCGCCTGTTTGTCAACCTCAAATAA
- the LOC115192539 gene encoding uncharacterized protein LOC115192539 isoform X1, with translation MGNCIGPEPNPAVDSSSAPRMEPQPAATTDAKCSQDFGASPATPASTVLVPAQKVLLPSDLSDLYSGDPPDITLGDPPEGTPDAPCDLDVHFPATTLGSVPCPHHRAIKIRSTQEIMKCHQKQTMTTAMTTKHGEVNISVRARVMEKYSFQYNIMRHAVALSEGILKSAPATILHHKTTVIAPDYRPTTQVYCTISVHTTTRLFVNLK, from the exons ATGGGTAACTGCATAG GTCCGGAGCCCAATCCAGCGGTGGATTCTTCATCTGCTCCTAGGATGGAGCCACAGCCTGCAGCTACTACAGATGCCAAGTGCAGCCAGGACTTTGGGGCCTCTCCAGCCACGCCTGCCAGCACCGTACTAGTTCCAGCCCAGAAGGTCCTTCTACCTTCAGACCTTTCAGACCTCTACTCAGGGGACCCACCAGACATCACCCTGGGTGACCCACCAGAAGGCACCCCTGATGCCCCCTGTGACCTAGATGTCCATTTCCCTGCCACCACATTAGGGTCAGTTCCCTGCCCCCACCATAGG GCTATCAAGATACGGAGCACCCAAGAGATTATGAAGTGTCACCAGAAACAAACCATGACTACAGCCATGACGACGAAGCATGGAGAGGTCAACATATCAGTAAGGGCGAGAGTCATGGAAAAGTATTCGTTCCAATACAATATCATGCGCCATGCTGTTGCGCTCAGCGAAGGTATCCTCAAGAGTGCGCCTGCCACTATTCTACATCACAAGACTACGGTTATTGCCCCGGATTACCGACCCACCACCCAGGTCTACTGCACAATCAGTGTGCATACAACTACTCGCCTGTTTGTCAACCTCAAATAA